From one Ignavibacteria bacterium genomic stretch:
- a CDS encoding NTP transferase domain-containing protein: MELYAVIMAGGVGARFWPRSKEKKPKQLLKIFGQNSMIQDTVKRLEGLVDKKNIFVITNKVQKAEIKSQLSDLPAENIIDEPFGKNTAAAIGLASIIVGKKNKEAVILTLPADHIIRDKDEFQRTLSSAAKFAYEKKGLVTIGINPTRPETGYGYIQIEEKPVEDNIFKVLTFAEKPNYATAVRFIESGDFLWNSGMFIWRIDTILSEIETYMPELFDGLKEIEGSLDTPAFEKTLGHVYGQLKSISIDYGVMEKSSNVYLTRGMFIWSDVGSWEEVYQLTEKDEDGNALVGKTYCQNTSDSYVYSPKKFTAVVGVENLIVINTDDALLICRRDKAQEVKNVVDYLKMKKLTEHL, from the coding sequence ATGGAACTATATGCAGTGATCATGGCTGGCGGGGTTGGTGCCCGGTTCTGGCCCAGAAGCAAGGAAAAGAAACCTAAGCAGCTTCTGAAGATCTTTGGTCAGAATTCAATGATCCAGGATACTGTAAAACGCCTGGAAGGATTGGTTGATAAGAAGAATATATTTGTCATTACAAATAAAGTCCAGAAAGCAGAAATTAAAAGTCAGCTCTCAGATTTACCCGCAGAAAACATTATTGATGAACCTTTCGGTAAGAATACAGCAGCTGCTATCGGCCTGGCTTCAATCATAGTCGGAAAGAAAAATAAGGAAGCTGTAATACTGACACTCCCGGCCGACCATATTATAAGAGATAAAGATGAATTCCAGAGGACTTTAAGCTCTGCTGCAAAGTTCGCATATGAAAAGAAGGGGCTGGTTACAATAGGCATTAATCCTACAAGGCCCGAAACAGGATACGGTTACATTCAGATTGAGGAAAAGCCGGTTGAGGACAACATATTCAAGGTGCTTACATTTGCTGAAAAGCCCAATTATGCAACCGCGGTTAGGTTTATTGAAAGCGGCGATTTCCTTTGGAACAGCGGCATGTTCATCTGGAGAATTGATACCATTTTAAGCGAAATTGAAACCTATATGCCCGAGCTCTTTGATGGCCTGAAGGAAATTGAAGGAAGCCTGGATACTCCTGCCTTTGAGAAGACTTTAGGCCACGTCTACGGACAGCTAAAGAGCATCTCAATCGATTACGGCGTGATGGAAAAGTCTTCAAACGTTTATCTTACGCGCGGCATGTTCATCTGGAGCGACGTTGGAAGCTGGGAAGAGGTTTACCAGCTGACTGAAAAAGACGAGGACGGAAACGCACTGGTTGGAAAAACCTACTGCCAGAATACTAGTGACTCCTATGTATATTCGCCCAAGAAGTTTACTGCTGTAGTAGGCGTAGAGAACCTTATTGTCATAAATACAGACGACGCACTCCTGATCTGCAGGCGTGACAAGGCACAGGAAGTAAAGAACGTAGTTGATTATCTGAAGATGAAGAAGCTGACAGAGCACTTATAA
- the alr gene encoding alanine racemase — MRPTIAKINRSNLKFNFLNIKKKVKKTKICAVVKADAYGHGMTECVKTLLSLESKKPDYFAVALLEEAIEFRKAGFKEPVLVFAPVLKSEVNDYLKYKVLFTVFTEEHLSYLRETGKKNIRIHIKIDTGMGRLGVSYSEAAAFIKKVSLDKQFIIDGIYTHFATSDEYDKSYALLQLERFKAIVDELKKSNVNYGLAHCANSGAILDMPDAYFDMVRPGIALYGYYPSDETSESIKLKPVMSLVTSVTNIKEVEPGQSISYGRKFIAKAKTRIATASVGYADGYVRGLSNRAEVIIKGKKYPQVGQVCMDRIMFDIGTNGSIKENDEVILLGKSKGLEITASDWAKMLNTIPYEITCNISKRVPRVYTD, encoded by the coding sequence ATGCGACCTACTATTGCCAAAATAAACCGTTCAAACCTTAAATTCAATTTTCTTAACATTAAAAAGAAAGTAAAAAAAACGAAAATTTGTGCCGTGGTTAAAGCCGATGCATATGGCCATGGAATGACGGAATGTGTAAAAACACTGCTTTCCTTAGAAAGCAAAAAACCTGACTACTTTGCCGTAGCCTTGCTTGAGGAAGCAATTGAATTCAGAAAAGCGGGCTTTAAGGAGCCTGTGCTGGTCTTTGCCCCGGTTCTGAAATCCGAGGTTAATGATTACCTCAAGTACAAAGTACTTTTCACTGTATTTACAGAAGAACACTTAAGCTATTTAAGAGAAACCGGTAAGAAGAATATCAGGATCCACATCAAAATAGATACCGGTATGGGGCGCCTCGGGGTAAGCTATAGTGAGGCGGCTGCATTCATTAAAAAGGTAAGCCTGGATAAGCAGTTCATCATTGACGGCATCTACACACACTTTGCCACCTCAGACGAATACGACAAATCCTATGCGCTCCTGCAGCTGGAAAGATTCAAAGCCATTGTTGATGAATTAAAGAAAAGTAACGTTAACTACGGGCTGGCCCATTGCGCCAACAGCGGGGCTATACTGGATATGCCTGATGCATATTTCGACATGGTAAGACCGGGCATTGCCCTTTACGGATATTATCCTTCGGATGAGACTTCTGAATCTATTAAGCTTAAGCCTGTAATGTCGCTTGTTACAAGCGTTACAAACATTAAGGAAGTAGAGCCAGGGCAGTCGATCAGCTACGGAAGGAAATTTATAGCCAAAGCAAAAACCAGAATTGCCACGGCTTCAGTTGGATATGCCGACGGCTACGTGCGCGGGCTTTCAAACAGGGCTGAAGTAATAATTAAGGGGAAAAAGTACCCGCAGGTAGGGCAGGTTTGTATGGACCGCATAATGTTCGACATCGGGACTAACGGCAGCATTAAGGAAAACGATGAGGTCATTTTGCTCGGAAAATCAAAAGGACTTGAAATTACCGCTTCAGACTGGGCAAAGATGCTGAACACAATTCCTTATGAAATTACCTGTAATATCAGTAAAAGGGTTCCCAGAGTATACACTGACTAA